GGTGCCCGACCGCTGCACGTTTGTAGTAGACGTGCGCACCAACGAGCTGTATTCCAACCCGGAAGTGGTGGAGCTGGTACGCCAATACATCAGCTCAGAAGTTACGCCGCGCTCCATGCACCTGAATTCCTCGCGTATTGCGCCGGAGCACCCGCTGGTGCAGCGCGGCCTGGACCTGGGCCGCCGCACGTTTGGCTCCGTTACGCTGTCGGATCAGTCGATGATGCCGTTTACCACCGTCAAAATCGGCCCCGGCGACTCCGCCCGCTCGCACACGCCGGATGAGTACATTCTGCTCAGCGAAATCCGCCAGGGAATCCAAGGCTACGTAGACCTGCTAACGGGGCTGGAGCTAGAAAATAAAGACTAGTTCCCCGCCTCAGCTGAGGAGGGGCTAGGGGTGGTTGACCATAGTGTTGAACACCTCCGGAAACTAGCTCTAGCATTGCTCAGACGATTTCAACCACCCCTAGCCCCTCCTCAGCTGAGGCGGGGAACTAGCTTTTAGTATTTAGCATCACACCAAGCATGAAAATCTGGGACAAAGGCATTGCCGTTGATAAGAAAATAGAGCAGTTCACCGTGGGCCGCGACCGGGAGCTGGATATGTACCTCGCGCGCTTCGACGTGCAGGCCTCCAAAGCCCAGGCGAATATGCTGGCCAAAGCCGGTTTGCTTTCCGAAGCCGAAAATCAGCAGCTGCAGCAAGGCCTTACGGAGCTGGCCGCGCAGCTGGAAAATGGCACGTTCACCATCGACGAGAGCTTCGAAGATGTCCATTCCAAAATTGAGTCGTACCTGACGGAGCATTACGGCGACGCGGGTAAGAAAATCCACACCGCCCGTTCCCGCAACGACCAGGTGCTGACGGCCATTCAGCTGTTCCTGAAAGACTACACTGAGCGCGCCGCCGCCCGCGCGCTGGAGCTGGTAGACGTGCTCCTCCACAAAGCCGAGCAGCACCGCACCGACCTGATGCCCGGCTACACGCACTTTCAGGCCGCCATGCCCAGCTCCTTTGGCCTGTGGTTTTCGGCCTACGCTGAGCACCTGCTGCTGGATCTGGCCCTGTTCGAAGCCGCCCACACCGTAGCCGACCAGAACCCGCTAGGCTCCGGCGCCGGCTTTGGCAGCTCCTTCCCAATTGACCGGCTGCAGACCACCCAGGAGCTGGGCTTCGGTAACCTGGCCGTAAGCAGCGTGGGCGCGCAAATGCTGCGCGGCAAAACGGAAAAAACCGTGGCATTTGCCGTGGCCGGCATGGCCGCCACCCTCGCCAAAATGGCCTACGACCTGGTGCTGTACAACTCCCAGGACCTGGCCTTCGTGGAACTGCCCAAGGAGTTTACCACCGGCTCCAGCATCATGCCTCACAAGAAAAACCCTGATGTATTTGAGCTGATTCGGGCCCGCTGCAATGCCCTGCAGGCGCTGCCCAATACGCTCATGCTGGCCACCAGCAATCTGCCCAGCGGCTACCACCGGGACTTCCAGATTCTGAAGGAAATCCTCTTCGAGCCAATGACGCAGTTTCTGGATATTCTGGACATCGTGCTGTTCGCCCTGCCTCAACTCAAAATCAAGCCCAATCTGCTGAATCAACCGAAATACGACGCGGTGTTTTCTGTCGAAAACATCAACCAGCTTATTCAAACCGGCACTCCCTTCCGCACCGCGTATGTGCAGGTTGGGAAAGCAGTAGAAGATGGCAGCTACGTGCCGCACCGTGAGTTTCACACCACGCACCTAGGCAGCGTGCATAACCTTGGGCTGGAAGAAATTCAGGCAAAGGTGGCGCGGTTTAGACAGGGCAGTAAGCTGGTAGAATAAGGTCTTTCTGTCATCCTGAGCCCAGCGAAGGACCTTCTCCCGTTAGAACGAGTCGGTGTTACGATTATCGTTCAGTTGTGATAAGGTCCTTCGCTGGGCTCAGGATGACAGATAGGGTGGTATGCTATTGCAACGACCCCACGCGAGATGTCTTGATTCTGGCTTGATGCACCACATGCTCGACATGACAATCGGCAGGCACACTCTTATTCCTGGCGCACCCGGTAGCGCACTACTGTTCCATTCTGAAACTCCAGGGCCAGAACATCACCGTCAATAGAACCAAGTTTTGGCGTCAGGCCCAGAAAATATACCCAATGGGTTTCATCCTTGTAATCAGGCTGGCCAAGTAAGGCGGCGACTTGTGGCTGCGTAAAGCCAATGAGCGGGTGTCTGGTCTGCAAGTCCTTCACCATCTCATAGCGCTTTATAGTATTGCTCATCCAGGCGCTGGTGGTGAAGTCCCGTTGCGGATAATACAAGTAGGTGCGAAGGACTAAGTATAAACCCACCGCGCAGAGTAAAGGCACCGCCAAAAAAGTGGTGAGAACAGCCAGACGGTTAGGATGCTTTTGTTGGGGCCAGTAGCGCTGAAATAAGCGGCGAATGATTAAAAAAGCAGCCAGGCTTATCAAGCAAAGCAGAAGCAGCGTGCCGGAATAGACAAAGGTGTTTATCCAATGCATAAAGTCGGAAATACAGTACAAAACAGGCGCTACCGCACCCGAACCACGCCCGCACCGCTGTAGCTGTGGTACTCGGCGTTGTACATGGCATCGGCACTCACGGGGCCCAGCTTGAAGGTGCCTTTGGATACAGCGCGGCAGAGGTAGTAGAACGATTTGGGCTGGGCGGTAGCGGTAGTGAACAGGTTAATCCGGTCGTCGCGCACGTCTAGGTAGTCGGGTTGGGCGGCATCGGTGGCCCACGCCAGCTCGCGCACGGCGCCGATGCGTGGGTTTTCGATTTCCAGGCCCGCGGGCAGCAGGTCGGTGATGGCTACGTTCTTGATTTCGCCGGCCGCGCCGGGGGCCTGCAGCGTGATTTTGACCACCACCAAATCGTTCTGGCGGAAGGCGGGCGCACCTACGGGCTGACCGGTGCGGGTTAGGAAGGTGCGGCGTACCTGCAGGTAAGCATCTTCTTCGAGCACCTGCCCGCCGGGGCTGATGCCTTCGGTTTCCCAGAAGTAATACAGGCTGCCCTGGCCCTGGGTGCGGAGGGCCAGCTGCCGGTTGGCTACGTTGGTTACGGTTAGGTCTTTGCCGGAGAAATTGCCAATGGCTTTGCCGTCGGCCAGCAGGCTGGCGGTTACGGTGCTGCCGGCGTTTTTCCTGGCCAGCTTGCCCAGGGCCAGCAGGGAGAAGGCGCGTTCCTGGGTGTTGAGCCAGCTGGCCCGTTTTACCTGGCGGCTCAACTCGCGGGCCATGCCGGGGATTTGCGGGTTGCCGGGGTCGGCGGCCAGCAGGGCGTTGAGCACCAGGGCCTGGTCGCGGATGGGGGAGGAGAAGGAGTTGCCCAGCTCGCGGGAGGCAGCGGTGGGGGCGGCGTTGTAGCGGCTGGGCACCGTGCTTTGGTAGCCGCGCTGGTTGCCGCTGAGGGCAAACGCGGCGGCCAGCAGGTAGCGCGCATCGGAAGTGAGCAACTGGCGGTTGGCTTTGTAGTAGTTCAGGCCGGTGGCATCGGGTCGGCCGGCCAGGGCCAGCACGTAGAGCGAGTAGGCCGTTTCGCGCTTGGCCTGCGCCAGGGGCTGAATCTGGCCGCTGGTGAGGATGACGTTGTAGGTCTCCATTTCCCGCTTGCGCACGCGGGCCTGCAGGTAGCGCAGCACCCGGTCCAGCACCGGCTCATTCACAGCAAAGCCGGCTTGCCTGGCCTCCAGCAGGAAGTGAGCGACGTAGGCCGTGGACCACCAGTTGTCGAAGTCGCCGCCGGGCCAGTAGCTGAGGCTGCCATTGTACATCTGCTGGGCTTCTACCTTACGGATGGCTTCCTGCACATGATAGTTAGGGTTAAACATAACCGCCTTCGAAATACCGGTTTTCTGACCCAGCGTGGCTGCCAAATCACCGTAATACAGCTGCGGGAAGGCCGCCGATACGGTTTGCTCCAGGCAACCGTAGGGGTATTGCAGCAGGTAGCGCAAATCCCGGGCAAACTCCGTCATCGGGGAACGGCTCACCACCAGCTGGCTCCGCAAGGAAGAGGGAAGGAAATCAGTTTTCAGGTTCAACTGCTGACTAGCACCACCTGCTACCACACCCGCGCCGGTGCGTTTCTGCAGCGGTGAGGCAGGGCGGACGGGAATTTCTATGGTTTCGGTGAAGGTTTCTTTTGAATCAGTGGGCTTCACAGAAACTGTGACCGAACCTGCCCCTATGCCATTTGCCACAATATGAAATACTACTCGACCTTCAGAATTAGGCTTTAGCGTTTGAGGTATGTTATTTGGAATAGGAGTCCATTTGATAACTTCTCCACTTCTTTTATCAGCCACATATGTATTCTTTAATTCCTGAATTCTAAGCAGCGAATTGTATTTGAGTGTAGCAATGACATTCATTTCTTTTTCTGTCGTATTCGTCAGCGTGACGGGCACATCAATCGTATCGCCGGGGCTGAGGAAGCGGGGGAGGGCGGTGCTGATAACCACCGGGTCGGCCACGCGCATGGTGTGCTCGGCGGAGCCGAAGGCATCGTCTTTATAGGCCACGGCCATGACGCGGAGGGCACCGCTGAACTGTGGCACGCGCACTTTGTAGCGCACTTTGCCGCTGGCATCGGCGGTGAGTACGCCGCTCCATTTGGCCACCAGCTTCACGCGGCGGTTGGGCACGGGCGTGGTGCGGCGGGCCAGGTCACCTACGTCGCCGCCGGTGCTGCTGGTGCCCAACTCGGGCAGCAGGAAGGTGTATACATCGTAAGCCTGCACTTCCAGGGCGCGCTTCTGGTAAAAGTAGCCGTAGGGGTCGGGCGTGCGGTAGTCCTTCATCTGCAGAATGCCTTCGTCTACCACCGCCAGCGTCACTTTTGCTTTGGGCGCGGTGCTGACTTCAATGGTTTGCCAGGTTTGCGAACGGCTTTGCGCGGGCGCTTTTATAGCGACTTTCAGCCTGGCCTCGGGCTTTTCCACCATCAGCGGCACAAAGCCCCGGGCCACGGTAAGCGGCAGGCGGTTGTCCTTGATTTCGCGGATGGCAGTGGCCGTTACGTACACATTGGGCACGTGGCCGGCGCGAATAGGAATGCTCACGCGGGCCGATTTCTCGTCGGTGTTCACGTAGAAATGGTCCAGCACCCTGTCTCGCTCCACGGTTACCAGCACGCGGCCGGGGAAGGGCGTTTTCAGCAGCAGATGGGCCGTTTCGCCGGGTTGGTATTTGGCTTTGTCGGCTTCAATGGTCACCTCGCCTTCATTGTTCACTTCGAAGGAATTGCTCTGCGTATCGCCGAAACCATAGGCGTACACGCGCCGGGCCACGTAGGTGCTGGCACCGGGCCGGGAAACCCGGATTTCGTACTCGCCGGAGTAGTTGGGGGCAAAGTTTAAACCAGCATCAGCGCCACCGCTGGGTACCATAACAGTGCGGCTGAGCACCACCTGTTCACGCTTCTGCGAGTTGTAGATGTAGCGGCCGCCCTGGCGCTCAATTACAGTTTCCCAGAGCAGGCGCACCACCTGCACGCGGGCCTGGGCCGTGGTAGGCGCGCCGGCCGGTGTAAGGGCTACCAGCCGCACCGGCAGCTGGGTACGCGTGGCTACCAGCTCGTCCAGGTTTTTCACGCCAAACATCACCGGCTGCGTCTGCACCTCAAATGTGGCGAGGCGGTTGACGGGCCGGCCGGTTTCATCGAACACGGTGGCAAAGGCCGCGCCTTCCAGCGTGCCGAGGTCGGTGTAATCAGGCACTTCGTAAGTGGCGGTGCCGCGGCCGTTGGCATCAGTGGTGCCTTCGCGCATGGTCTTCTCGAAGCGGGCGGAAATCGGGGTGGATTCCTGCTCGCCGTAGCTGCCGCGCTGCTTTTCGCCGCTGTTGATGGCGAAGGTGTAGTCGGGGTAATTTTTGGGGGCGAAGGACTTTTCCTTCAGCGAGAATTCTACTTCAAACTTGCGGTCGGCGGCGGGTGGGCCGAAGAGGTTCTGGGCGGTAATCAGGGCCGAAACGGTCTGGCCGGGCTTGGCTACGGCGCGGTCGGCTTTCACTGTCACCTTCATGCGGTCGGGGATAAACTCCTCCACGCTGATTTTGCGCGAGGTGAGCAGCACGTCGTTGCCGGTCAGTACTTCCAGGGTGTAAATGCCCGTCATCACGCTGGGCGGCATAATGAAGCTGGCCTCGAAGGTGCCTTCCGGGGTGAGCTGCTTGCGCAGGCTGGCGTACTCCTTGCCGGTGGGCAGCAGCAGCCGAATCTTGACGGGGAGCTTGGCGGGCGGGTTTTTCCAGCCTTCGGTGCGGATGATGGTGTTGGTGCGGATAGTGTCGCCGGGACGATACAGGTCCCGGTCGCCGTAGAGGAAGGCCTGGTAGCGGGCGGCGTTGCTCTGCAGGCCGCCTACCTCAAAGCGGGAGGTTTCCACGCGGCTGCGCGTGAGGTCCAGAAACGTGAAATCAGCCTCCTTTTGGGCTACAATCATTCCCAGCCTGAACCGGCTGTTGGCAGCGGTGCTATCGAACTTGGCCACGCCCTCCCGGTTGGTAATGCCCGTGCCGATGACCTGGTTATTGGTACTCACGTAGCGCACCTGAACGCCGGCCAGTGGCCGGGCATTGCGGATGGAGTTGGCGAAAACCAGCGTGCTGCCAGCCTTGCCCTGCTTCACAATCAGCCCGATATCCGATACGGCCACCAGCTTGCTGACCTGCAGCCATTGCCGCTCAGTATCCTGCACTTTCACAATGTACAGGCCTTTCATGCCGCCCGAAAATTCCAGGTCTTTCAGACTCAGATTCAAGAGCCGCAAGCCTTGCTCTTTGGGCAGGCCATTCACCGTATAAGTGCGCTCGGTGAGGACGTTGCCCAGGTTTTCGACGTCGTAATACTGGAAGGAGCGGTCAACGTATTCACCTTCTTCCTGCTGGTTGGATTCGGTTTCGTCGTACTCCGGATAGCCGTACTGGGTGCCACCGCGCAACAGCTGCTGGATGTTGTTGGCGTAGACTTTGGCAATGGTCACCTTTACTTTGGCCACCTCGTTGATGCGCACGCCGAGGTTGCGCGTGCCCAGGGCATCGAGGTACATGGCTTTGTCGGCGGCGGCAAACTGAATGCTGGGCCGCTCAGCGGAGAAGCTCACCGTTTGGGTGGTGGTTTCGGCCAGCTGCCCGCCCAGCGCCCCGCGAAGGCCGTGGCGCAGCGTTATCTGGTAGCTTTTACCCACCTCAAACCCACCTTTCAGCGCCACGCCGCTTTCCAGCTCCTCTATCTGAAAAGGTGCCTGCGGCGTTACCGTGAGGCTGCTCTGCAGCTCCTGCTGGCTGACGGGCTGGTTGGTAAGAATGGTAATGGTGGCCTCGGCGGTTTCCATGTTGCCGGTGATGGAGCGCACCTCCAGGGCCTGCGGGTCGGGCACGGTTACTTCGGCGGAGTAGTCGCGGGCGGTGGGCTGGTCGCTGCCCACAGCGTGCAGGCCGGGGGCCAGCGCCACCGTGAGCGGGCTGCCAGCGTGCACCTGCTGTGTGAGATGCACGCTGACGTTCTGGCCGGGCTCGGCGTTGGGTACATCAAACGCTACGGGTTGGCCGTCCTGCGTGAGGCGCAGCAGAGGCTTGACATCCGTGGGGCGCACGGGGTAGTTGAAGGGCAACTCCACGCGCATTTCGGCGGTGCCGGCGGCGCGGGCAGAGCGGCCCCAGAAGGCCTGCGGCGGGTCCAGCTGTAGATAGGGCGTGTGAAATTTCTCCCGGTTCTCCGGCAGCCTGATATTGCGCTTTTCGGTGGGCAGGGCTTCCGTTTGCAGTTTGGCGGTGAAGGCAGTGCTGGGGCGGAAAGGCGTGAGCGGGGAGAAAATCAGCTCCCGCTCACTGCTCCATTTGAATTTGCCGCGCACGGCGGGCTCAAACTGCACGTACTGAATGGTGTCCCAGCGGTCCTGCTGCTCCTTGCCCACTACGTCCTCGTCAAACTGAAAAACGAGGTTCTGGTACGGGTCAATTTCCTCGCCGTTGGCATCAGACCCAGCGTTGGAGCCGGTTTTGGAGCAGGCACCGAACAGGGCCAGTAACACCAGCAGAGACAGGCGAGAAAGAGTCTGACGCAACATGGAATAGGGGATAGGGAGGATAGTGGCGGAAAGGTAGAAAAATTGGAGAATGGATATGGATTTAGAAGGATATAATGCAAAAGCCGGGCGTAGCCCCGCCATTGACTAACTTGGCCACTGATCCGGGTCTGCCCCGGCAAGGGCCTGCATAGCTACCGGATTTACAGGGACAAATCCTGCCAGAGTTTATCGTTCCTGATTAATTTTATCAGCTACCGCTTGAGACAAAGTAATCTTCTCTATTCTGCTTTATTTCTTCTGTTGCTGGGCCTGGGTATTGGCATCCGGGTGATACAGTTCCCGGATATTCCGGCCGGGCTAAATCAGGACGAAGCCGGTAGTGCCTATGAGGCTTATTCCCTGGCCGAAACCGGCCAGGATAAATGGGGAAATACCTTGCCGGCTTATTTCCCTTCCTGGGGCAGTGGGCAGAACGTTTTGCTCGCCTATTTAACGGTGCCGGTGGTCAAGGTATTCGGCCTCTCTATTGCTACGGCCCGGGTGGTGCAGTTGCTGTTTGGTATCC
The Hymenobacter sp. DG25B genome window above contains:
- the argH gene encoding argininosuccinate lyase encodes the protein MKIWDKGIAVDKKIEQFTVGRDRELDMYLARFDVQASKAQANMLAKAGLLSEAENQQLQQGLTELAAQLENGTFTIDESFEDVHSKIESYLTEHYGDAGKKIHTARSRNDQVLTAIQLFLKDYTERAAARALELVDVLLHKAEQHRTDLMPGYTHFQAAMPSSFGLWFSAYAEHLLLDLALFEAAHTVADQNPLGSGAGFGSSFPIDRLQTTQELGFGNLAVSSVGAQMLRGKTEKTVAFAVAGMAATLAKMAYDLVLYNSQDLAFVELPKEFTTGSSIMPHKKNPDVFELIRARCNALQALPNTLMLATSNLPSGYHRDFQILKEILFEPMTQFLDILDIVLFALPQLKIKPNLLNQPKYDAVFSVENINQLIQTGTPFRTAYVQVGKAVEDGSYVPHREFHTTHLGSVHNLGLEEIQAKVARFRQGSKLVE
- the bamE gene encoding outer membrane protein assembly factor BamE, which produces MYYPQRDFTTSAWMSNTIKRYEMVKDLQTRHPLIGFTQPQVAALLGQPDYKDETHWVYFLGLTPKLGSIDGDVLALEFQNGTVVRYRVRQE
- a CDS encoding alpha-2-macroglobulin family protein; protein product: MLRQTLSRLSLLVLLALFGACSKTGSNAGSDANGEEIDPYQNLVFQFDEDVVGKEQQDRWDTIQYVQFEPAVRGKFKWSSERELIFSPLTPFRPSTAFTAKLQTEALPTEKRNIRLPENREKFHTPYLQLDPPQAFWGRSARAAGTAEMRVELPFNYPVRPTDVKPLLRLTQDGQPVAFDVPNAEPGQNVSVHLTQQVHAGSPLTVALAPGLHAVGSDQPTARDYSAEVTVPDPQALEVRSITGNMETAEATITILTNQPVSQQELQSSLTVTPQAPFQIEELESGVALKGGFEVGKSYQITLRHGLRGALGGQLAETTTQTVSFSAERPSIQFAAADKAMYLDALGTRNLGVRINEVAKVKVTIAKVYANNIQQLLRGGTQYGYPEYDETESNQQEEGEYVDRSFQYYDVENLGNVLTERTYTVNGLPKEQGLRLLNLSLKDLEFSGGMKGLYIVKVQDTERQWLQVSKLVAVSDIGLIVKQGKAGSTLVFANSIRNARPLAGVQVRYVSTNNQVIGTGITNREGVAKFDSTAANSRFRLGMIVAQKEADFTFLDLTRSRVETSRFEVGGLQSNAARYQAFLYGDRDLYRPGDTIRTNTIIRTEGWKNPPAKLPVKIRLLLPTGKEYASLRKQLTPEGTFEASFIMPPSVMTGIYTLEVLTGNDVLLTSRKISVEEFIPDRMKVTVKADRAVAKPGQTVSALITAQNLFGPPAADRKFEVEFSLKEKSFAPKNYPDYTFAINSGEKQRGSYGEQESTPISARFEKTMREGTTDANGRGTATYEVPDYTDLGTLEGAAFATVFDETGRPVNRLATFEVQTQPVMFGVKNLDELVATRTQLPVRLVALTPAGAPTTAQARVQVVRLLWETVIERQGGRYIYNSQKREQVVLSRTVMVPSGGADAGLNFAPNYSGEYEIRVSRPGASTYVARRVYAYGFGDTQSNSFEVNNEGEVTIEADKAKYQPGETAHLLLKTPFPGRVLVTVERDRVLDHFYVNTDEKSARVSIPIRAGHVPNVYVTATAIREIKDNRLPLTVARGFVPLMVEKPEARLKVAIKAPAQSRSQTWQTIEVSTAPKAKVTLAVVDEGILQMKDYRTPDPYGYFYQKRALEVQAYDVYTFLLPELGTSSTGGDVGDLARRTTPVPNRRVKLVAKWSGVLTADASGKVRYKVRVPQFSGALRVMAVAYKDDAFGSAEHTMRVADPVVISTALPRFLSPGDTIDVPVTLTNTTEKEMNVIATLKYNSLLRIQELKNTYVADKRSGEVIKWTPIPNNIPQTLKPNSEGRVVFHIVANGIGAGSVTVSVKPTDSKETFTETIEIPVRPASPLQKRTGAGVVAGGASQQLNLKTDFLPSSLRSQLVVSRSPMTEFARDLRYLLQYPYGCLEQTVSAAFPQLYYGDLAATLGQKTGISKAVMFNPNYHVQEAIRKVEAQQMYNGSLSYWPGGDFDNWWSTAYVAHFLLEARQAGFAVNEPVLDRVLRYLQARVRKREMETYNVILTSGQIQPLAQAKRETAYSLYVLALAGRPDATGLNYYKANRQLLTSDARYLLAAAFALSGNQRGYQSTVPSRYNAAPTAASRELGNSFSSPIRDQALVLNALLAADPGNPQIPGMARELSRQVKRASWLNTQERAFSLLALGKLARKNAGSTVTASLLADGKAIGNFSGKDLTVTNVANRQLALRTQGQGSLYYFWETEGISPGGQVLEEDAYLQVRRTFLTRTGQPVGAPAFRQNDLVVVKITLQAPGAAGEIKNVAITDLLPAGLEIENPRIGAVRELAWATDAAQPDYLDVRDDRINLFTTATAQPKSFYYLCRAVSKGTFKLGPVSADAMYNAEYHSYSGAGVVRVR